Proteins from a single region of Chryseobacterium sp. W4I1:
- a CDS encoding iron-containing alcohol dehydrogenase: MSKLFIAGEVFHGPGSLEELKNIKGKKAVIVTGGGSMRKSGTLDKAIAFLTEAGIETKVFDGVEEDPSSATSLKGAEVMSAFEPDWIIGLGGCSAIDAAKIMWVFYEYPDTDFDSLIKPFTVPVLRNKARFIAIPSTSGTGTETTGLAVITDREKGVKYPIVSYELTPDIAIVDGEICASMPAHITSNTGLDALTHCVEAYVSNIENNYADALAKGGLEIVFDNLKEAVNNPTNIKARQNMHDASFMAGLAFNNAWLGIVHSLSHQVGALYGIPHGASNAIFLPNVIRFNAQASNRFPDLAKVIGKETAEDLAQAVETLRSEVNNNASLKEFGISREDWDKNLDYIANNALIDPCTGFNPRVPTLEDLKIIYNACYEGLVYREKTVLN, translated from the coding sequence TCTATGAGAAAAAGTGGAACGCTTGACAAAGCAATCGCTTTCTTAACTGAGGCAGGAATAGAAACTAAAGTTTTTGATGGTGTGGAAGAAGATCCTTCCTCTGCAACCAGCTTAAAGGGTGCTGAAGTCATGAGTGCTTTTGAACCGGACTGGATCATTGGGTTAGGTGGCTGTTCTGCAATTGATGCAGCGAAAATCATGTGGGTATTCTACGAATATCCTGATACAGATTTTGATTCATTAATTAAACCTTTCACAGTTCCTGTACTTAGAAATAAGGCGAGATTCATCGCAATTCCTTCTACCAGCGGAACTGGAACTGAAACGACAGGACTGGCCGTAATCACAGATCGTGAAAAAGGGGTAAAATATCCCATTGTATCTTATGAGCTGACGCCTGACATTGCTATTGTTGATGGTGAAATATGTGCTTCAATGCCTGCTCATATCACTTCAAATACTGGTTTGGATGCATTGACGCATTGTGTGGAAGCTTATGTTTCCAATATTGAAAACAATTATGCAGATGCTCTGGCGAAAGGTGGTTTGGAAATCGTTTTTGATAATCTGAAAGAAGCAGTAAATAATCCAACGAACATTAAAGCCCGTCAGAATATGCATGATGCCTCTTTTATGGCAGGTCTGGCGTTTAATAATGCGTGGTTGGGGATTGTTCATTCGCTTTCTCACCAAGTAGGTGCATTATATGGAATCCCACATGGAGCTTCCAATGCAATTTTCCTTCCGAATGTGATCCGTTTTAATGCACAGGCTAGTAATCGTTTTCCTGATCTGGCGAAAGTAATTGGTAAGGAAACTGCGGAAGATCTTGCTCAGGCTGTAGAAACTCTTCGTTCGGAAGTGAATAATAATGCTTCGCTTAAAGAGTTCGGAATTTCAAGAGAAGATTGGGACAAAAACCTTGATTATATAGCTAACAACGCATTAATTGATCCTTGTACAGGTTTCAATCCTCGTGTACCTACGCTGGAAGATCTGAAAATTATTTACAACGCCTGTTATGAAGGTCTTGTATATAGAGAAAAAACAGTTCTGAATTAA
- a CDS encoding T9SS type A sorting domain-containing protein, with product MSFSNTKEIQSVKVYDAQGRIIQKQIGINSQNTQVSIHSSNQGVYYFKVITYKGVLLKKVIKIKHKTLSVCIAERVF from the coding sequence ATAAGCTTTTCGAATACAAAGGAAATCCAGTCGGTTAAAGTGTATGATGCTCAGGGAAGAATTATTCAGAAACAAATCGGAATTAATTCTCAAAATACCCAAGTCAGCATTCACAGCAGTAATCAGGGAGTGTATTATTTCAAAGTAATTACTTATAAAGGAGTACTCCTTAAGAAAGTGATTAAAATTAAACATAAAACCCTTTCAGTATGCATTGCTGAAAGGGTATTTTAA
- the bglX gene encoding beta-glucosidase BglX gives MKKIIIIAALALSPVFSAQEMITKPVQSFQTVQYQAKRKAFVENLLSKMTLDEKIGQLNLPTSGDFTTGLAQSSDIGKKVEQGLVGGLFNIKGADKIKAVQKVAVEKSRLKIPLIFGMDVIHGYETTFPIPLGLAASWDMNLVQQSARVAAKEASSDGINWTFSPMVDISREPRWGRVSEGSGEDPYLGSEISKNMVYGYQGKDLSVGNTILACVKHFALYGAGEGGRDYNTVDMSHVRMFNEYFPPYKAAVDAGVASVMASFNEVDGVPATGNKWLQTDVLRKMWNFKGFVVTDYTGINEMIEHGMGDLQQVSALALKAGVDMDMVGEGFLTTLKKSLDEGKVTQAEIDMATRRILEAKYDLGLFDDPYRYGDAKLAAKEVYNMENRNIARSAAAQSMVLLKNENQVLPLKKSGTVAVIGPLVNNSLNMGGTWSVATKHAISVSLMQGLQANYGKEVKFLSAKGANIDYDAKLEDIYAAHGKKTDRDSRSKEQLLKEAVDVANRADVIVLAIGESAEMSGESSSRTEITIPQSQVDLLNELKKTGKPIAMVLYTGRPLALTNVKDIPDAILNAWFAGSEAGNAISDVLFGKVNPSGKLPMTFPRSLGQVPIYYNAKNTGRPLSQDKVDKCEYERFRSNYMDECNTPLYPFGYGLSYSKFTYSDLSVSNPNPKGNQTVQATVTVTNSGNYDGAEVVQLYIRDMVGSITRPVKELKGFQKVFLKKGESKKVTFDITTENLKFYNGELKFDWEPGEFDIMVGTNSTEVKHSKINWTK, from the coding sequence ATGAAGAAGATTATAATCATAGCAGCTTTAGCCCTTTCGCCTGTATTTTCTGCACAAGAAATGATTACAAAACCGGTGCAGTCTTTCCAGACGGTACAATACCAGGCTAAAAGAAAAGCTTTCGTAGAAAATCTCTTGTCTAAAATGACTTTAGATGAAAAGATTGGACAGTTGAATTTACCAACTTCCGGAGATTTTACAACCGGACTGGCTCAAAGTTCGGATATCGGAAAGAAAGTAGAGCAAGGGTTAGTAGGAGGATTATTCAATATAAAAGGAGCGGATAAAATCAAAGCAGTTCAGAAAGTGGCTGTAGAAAAAAGCCGTCTCAAAATTCCGTTGATCTTCGGAATGGATGTGATTCACGGTTATGAAACCACGTTCCCGATTCCTTTGGGACTTGCCGCTTCATGGGATATGAATTTGGTTCAGCAGTCTGCAAGAGTTGCTGCTAAAGAAGCTTCTTCAGACGGAATCAACTGGACATTCTCGCCAATGGTGGATATTTCCCGTGAGCCAAGATGGGGTAGAGTATCCGAAGGTTCAGGAGAAGATCCTTATTTGGGAAGTGAAATTTCTAAAAATATGGTCTATGGTTACCAGGGGAAAGACCTTTCTGTAGGCAATACTATTTTAGCCTGTGTGAAGCACTTTGCGTTATATGGTGCAGGTGAAGGCGGACGTGATTACAATACCGTAGATATGAGCCATGTGAGAATGTTCAACGAATACTTCCCACCCTACAAAGCAGCAGTAGATGCTGGTGTAGCTTCTGTTATGGCTTCTTTCAATGAAGTGGACGGAGTTCCTGCAACCGGAAACAAATGGCTTCAAACCGATGTCCTGAGAAAAATGTGGAACTTCAAAGGTTTCGTGGTGACCGATTATACCGGAATCAATGAAATGATAGAGCATGGAATGGGAGATCTTCAGCAGGTGTCTGCATTAGCCCTGAAAGCCGGAGTAGATATGGATATGGTAGGAGAAGGATTCCTTACCACCCTTAAAAAATCTTTAGATGAAGGAAAAGTAACCCAGGCGGAGATCGATATGGCCACAAGAAGAATTCTTGAAGCAAAATATGATCTTGGATTATTCGATGATCCTTACCGCTATGGCGATGCAAAGCTCGCAGCTAAGGAGGTTTACAATATGGAAAACCGAAACATTGCAAGAAGTGCAGCTGCCCAATCTATGGTTTTACTGAAAAACGAAAACCAGGTACTTCCACTGAAAAAATCAGGTACTGTAGCAGTGATTGGGCCATTGGTCAATAACTCATTAAATATGGGGGGAACATGGAGTGTTGCTACAAAACATGCTATTTCAGTTTCCTTGATGCAGGGTCTTCAGGCCAATTATGGAAAAGAAGTGAAATTTCTTTCTGCAAAAGGCGCAAATATTGATTATGATGCTAAATTAGAAGACATCTATGCAGCTCACGGTAAAAAAACAGATAGAGATAGCCGTTCTAAAGAACAACTGTTGAAGGAAGCGGTTGACGTGGCCAACAGAGCAGACGTAATCGTTCTGGCTATCGGTGAATCTGCAGAAATGAGCGGAGAATCTTCTTCAAGAACGGAGATCACTATTCCTCAGTCTCAGGTTGATTTACTAAATGAACTGAAAAAAACAGGAAAACCAATTGCAATGGTGCTTTATACGGGTCGCCCATTAGCTTTAACTAATGTAAAAGATATACCTGATGCTATTCTTAATGCGTGGTTTGCCGGTTCAGAAGCTGGAAATGCCATTTCAGATGTTCTGTTCGGAAAAGTAAATCCTTCCGGAAAACTTCCGATGACCTTCCCAAGAAGCTTAGGACAGGTGCCAATCTATTATAATGCAAAAAATACAGGCCGTCCATTGAGCCAGGATAAAGTTGATAAATGTGAATACGAAAGATTCCGTTCCAATTATATGGATGAGTGCAACACACCGTTGTATCCGTTTGGATATGGTCTGAGCTATTCTAAATTCACTTATTCTGATCTATCAGTTTCAAACCCGAATCCGAAAGGAAATCAAACCGTTCAGGCTACCGTAACAGTAACTAACAGCGGAAATTACGACGGTGCGGAAGTCGTACAGCTTTATATTAGAGATATGGTAGGAAGCATTACCAGACCGGTAAAAGAACTGAAAGGCTTCCAGAAAGTATTCCTGAAAAAAGGAGAATCTAAGAAAGTAACCTTCGATATCACTACGGAAAACCTTAAATTCTACAACGGAGAACTGAAATTCGACTGGGAACCGGGAGAATTTGACATCATGGTCGGAACCAATTCTACTGAGGTGAAACATTCAAAGATTAACTGGACAAAATAA
- a CDS encoding prolyl oligopeptidase family serine peptidase yields the protein MKLKLKHLPLLLLPFSLSVNAQEIKGELNKEIKRTEKMSYILDYPQKVKGNVPLIVFLHGSGERGNNLELVKAHSPFTYKNLIKEPVAILAPQCPADSWWDTITIYNLIKEIQKKYKIDASRIYLTGLSLGGWGTWKLALEHPEMFAAIAPVCAPADKIMGANIERYKDLPIKIFHGGNDDIVSPMNSIEMYQALKKVNPNVTLTIFPDDNHNSWDSTYSNPQFYEWMLSQKSKY from the coding sequence ATGAAATTAAAATTAAAACACCTTCCTCTTTTATTACTGCCATTTTCATTGTCTGTAAATGCACAGGAGATAAAAGGCGAATTAAACAAAGAAATCAAAAGGACAGAAAAAATGTCCTATATCCTGGATTATCCTCAAAAAGTAAAAGGTAATGTTCCGTTGATCGTGTTTCTGCATGGTTCAGGAGAAAGAGGAAACAACCTTGAATTGGTTAAAGCTCACAGTCCTTTTACCTATAAAAACCTGATCAAAGAACCTGTAGCTATTTTAGCACCGCAGTGTCCTGCAGATTCATGGTGGGATACTATAACGATTTATAACCTGATCAAAGAAATTCAGAAAAAATATAAAATTGATGCTTCCAGAATTTATCTCACAGGACTCTCATTGGGAGGGTGGGGAACCTGGAAACTGGCGCTGGAACATCCTGAAATGTTTGCAGCGATAGCTCCGGTATGTGCACCAGCAGATAAAATAATGGGGGCCAATATAGAGCGATACAAAGATCTTCCCATAAAGATTTTTCATGGAGGAAATGATGATATCGTTTCTCCAATGAATTCAATTGAAATGTATCAGGCTTTAAAAAAAGTAAATCCAAATGTGACCTTAACTATTTTTCCTGATGATAACCATAACTCATGGGATTCGACGTATTCAAATCCACAGTTTTATGAATGGATGTTAAGTCAAAAATCAAAATATTAA
- a CDS encoding glucoamylase family protein, translating into MKRTVLSIAVTALFFAYSCKNSQTSKQETAQNQIVNSNITDEQLMDRVQKDALKYFWDYAEPKSMLGRERYHEDNIYPDNDKHVVTTGGSGFGLATVLVGVERGFVPRKEAVQRLTHMMDFLAKADRHKGAWSHWINGETGKTVPFGKKDNGGDLVETAFLTSGILMVREYFKNGNAEEKALAAKCDELWKGIQWNWYTKGGEKVLYWHWSPDYQWEMNFPLEGYNECLITYILAASSPTHPIDAETYYKGWTRNGTYLSDKTKYGLPLYVKHNYVEEYGGPLFWSQYSYIGLDPTGLSDKLVKNYFELNKNQVLIDYKYCVENPKQWKGYGPNYWGLTAGYTRNEDGSTGYTAHMPTNDNGVITPTAALSSFPYTPKESMNFLRFLYTEKPEFIGSAGPYDATSVNYNNWFTPRYLAIDQGTIAPMIENYRTGFLWKLFMNAPEIQQGLKKLSFQSEKYGIK; encoded by the coding sequence ATGAAAAGGACCGTTTTATCAATTGCCGTAACCGCTTTATTCTTTGCTTATTCATGTAAAAACAGCCAAACTTCAAAACAGGAAACTGCTCAAAACCAAATTGTAAACAGTAACATCACAGACGAGCAGCTTATGGACAGAGTTCAGAAAGATGCCCTGAAATATTTCTGGGATTATGCAGAACCCAAATCCATGCTGGGAAGAGAACGTTATCATGAAGACAATATTTATCCGGATAATGATAAGCATGTAGTTACAACCGGAGGTTCCGGATTCGGATTAGCGACCGTATTGGTAGGCGTGGAAAGAGGGTTTGTTCCTAGAAAAGAAGCAGTGCAGCGACTAACCCATATGATGGATTTCCTTGCGAAGGCAGACCGTCACAAAGGAGCCTGGTCTCATTGGATCAACGGAGAGACTGGAAAAACAGTTCCTTTCGGCAAAAAAGACAATGGCGGAGACCTTGTAGAGACCGCATTTCTTACTTCAGGAATTCTCATGGTGCGTGAATACTTTAAAAATGGTAACGCCGAAGAAAAAGCTCTGGCTGCAAAATGCGACGAACTTTGGAAAGGTATCCAGTGGAACTGGTATACAAAAGGAGGTGAAAAAGTCCTTTACTGGCATTGGTCACCGGACTACCAGTGGGAAATGAATTTTCCGCTCGAGGGATATAACGAATGCCTTATTACTTACATCCTGGCCGCTTCGTCACCTACACATCCCATTGATGCAGAAACCTATTACAAAGGTTGGACGAGAAACGGAACTTACCTTTCAGATAAAACAAAATACGGACTTCCACTTTATGTAAAACACAATTACGTCGAAGAATACGGCGGACCACTCTTTTGGTCACAATATTCCTATATCGGGTTAGATCCTACTGGTCTGTCCGATAAACTGGTCAAAAATTATTTTGAGCTAAATAAAAATCAAGTCCTGATCGACTATAAATACTGCGTGGAAAATCCAAAACAATGGAAAGGCTACGGCCCGAACTATTGGGGACTCACAGCAGGTTACACAAGAAATGAAGACGGAAGTACGGGGTATACCGCTCATATGCCAACCAACGATAACGGTGTCATTACCCCTACAGCAGCATTAAGCAGTTTTCCGTACACCCCCAAAGAATCTATGAACTTTCTGAGATTCCTATATACTGAGAAACCTGAATTTATCGGTTCGGCAGGACCATATGATGCTACGTCGGTGAATTACAATAACTGGTTTACTCCAAGATATTTAGCCATAGATCAGGGGACAATTGCTCCGATGATTGAAAACTACAGAACCGGATTTCTCTGGAAATTATTCATGAATGCACCCGAGATTCAGCAGGGGCTTAAAAAATTAAGTTTCCAGTCCGAGAAATATGGAATCAAATAA
- a CDS encoding RagB/SusD family nutrient uptake outer membrane protein, with translation MKKIFLSIALFSLAVSCKDDYLDIKQEGQTEASSFFKTKEDALQATSAIYSFLRSWENSAFPYQFVFGVPADDVVKGSNPGDSSFINVYDNFTYTVSDEGVRGYWIGQWQAVNRTNQVITNVPAIDMDTTLKNRLIAESRMLRAYFYFNLVRIYGGVPIYDKVETVYDKPRNSVDEVYNFIISDLTAAAEVLPQTYPASDLGRVTKGAALGLLSKVYLYKKDWQKAYDTSNQLIAMGYDLDPDFNHLFRPAGEFGKESVFEVNCGCEPPYKGSQYAEVQGVRDQFGWGFFTPSNALENAFEAGDIRKELTILRNGETTPEGDLIAMGDANSVTTYNQKVYVPKALNNNACGYGSIQNIRILRFAEILLINAEAANELGNMATATLNLNKVRTRAGLLGTTATTQTDLRTAIWHERRVELALEGDRFVDLVRTGQAATVLAPYGFKAGKNEVFPIPLDAMDQSNGAFTQNPGY, from the coding sequence ATGAAAAAGATATTTTTATCAATCGCATTATTTTCACTTGCGGTAAGTTGTAAAGATGATTATTTAGATATAAAACAAGAAGGTCAGACAGAAGCATCATCATTTTTCAAAACAAAAGAAGATGCTTTGCAGGCAACCAGTGCTATCTATAGCTTTCTAAGAAGTTGGGAAAATTCCGCTTTTCCTTATCAATTTGTTTTCGGAGTTCCGGCAGATGATGTAGTAAAAGGTTCTAATCCTGGAGATTCTTCTTTCATTAATGTTTATGATAATTTCACTTATACAGTGAGTGATGAAGGAGTAAGAGGCTATTGGATAGGACAGTGGCAGGCTGTAAACAGAACGAATCAGGTAATAACCAACGTTCCTGCAATCGACATGGATACTACCCTGAAAAACAGACTGATCGCAGAATCCAGAATGTTGAGAGCATATTTCTATTTTAATTTAGTAAGAATTTATGGAGGTGTTCCAATTTATGATAAAGTGGAAACTGTGTATGATAAACCTAGAAATTCAGTCGATGAAGTTTATAATTTTATTATATCAGACCTTACCGCTGCTGCAGAAGTTCTTCCACAGACTTATCCGGCTTCAGATTTAGGAAGAGTAACGAAAGGGGCAGCATTAGGTTTACTTTCAAAAGTATATCTTTATAAAAAAGATTGGCAGAAAGCATATGATACATCTAACCAGTTAATTGCTATGGGATATGACTTAGATCCCGACTTTAATCATTTATTCAGACCGGCAGGTGAATTTGGTAAAGAATCTGTTTTTGAAGTGAATTGCGGATGTGAACCTCCATATAAAGGAAGTCAGTATGCCGAAGTTCAGGGAGTTAGAGACCAGTTCGGGTGGGGCTTTTTCACCCCTTCAAATGCTCTTGAAAATGCCTTTGAAGCAGGTGATATCAGAAAAGAGCTTACGATACTTAGAAACGGTGAAACGACTCCTGAGGGTGATCTTATTGCAATGGGTGATGCTAATTCCGTGACTACATATAACCAAAAAGTATATGTGCCAAAAGCTTTAAATAATAATGCTTGTGGATATGGATCTATCCAAAATATCAGGATATTGCGTTTTGCAGAAATTCTTTTGATCAATGCAGAGGCGGCCAATGAATTGGGAAATATGGCTACAGCAACTTTAAACTTAAACAAAGTTAGAACCAGAGCTGGTCTTTTAGGAACCACCGCTACAACTCAGACAGATTTACGTACAGCAATATGGCATGAAAGGAGAGTAGAGTTGGCACTTGAAGGAGACCGTTTTGTTGACTTGGTAAGAACTGGCCAGGCGGCTACAGTACTGGCTCCTTACGGATTTAAAGCCGGAAAAAATGAGGTATTTCCTATACCACTAGATGCAATGGATCAAAGTAACGGTGCTTTTACCCAAAACCCAGGCTATTAA